A region from the Onthophagus taurus isolate NC chromosome 8, IU_Otau_3.0, whole genome shotgun sequence genome encodes:
- the LOC111425440 gene encoding protein tyrosine phosphatase domain-containing protein 1-like, with protein sequence MRTQYDRARIFKLLKKTMDDVRELKSPNATSELVAANYNKLSDHIRRLTPQGIQCSVFCGGINCKYENPDNWTADSLAVQGIYSHWITSDILAMARPSTILIVKKNILQQFESLGIKSIINLQCPREHASCGQPLESSGFSYDPNIFMENKIYYYNFAWKDYGDATLLGLLNMVKVLAFATSEGRVAVHCHAGLGRTGVLISCYLVYSLKAEANDAIKYVRYKRPGSVQTRGQIVCVRHFASFILPRRLTFFIKECEKEKYMAPFNLARFLRRQKVLFHGYDERMYKYFPKIIHVICERILKLCGCWVNEFPQNWNIPITTDFFCSKSGNGVVRHESLYSICSNASESNLLSPDTLNSPSNEHFLTIPSAPSSPHPSDCSDTFSDLDTDDINEDLLAENKCFQELENENLLWEPQQIMIQDVRIVENALLVDFSTLDGEKRKEVRKLQTDINNSQSGWLKLEVETDLIVLCSMLHDWIESLKEPIITTNDMENIVINYKQPELCFSHFEIKSAFLIEYLLHFLSKINPITELTRTCILRRFLAALSHQTVVINDVVVPQNKGFGKLREGTLTCAIEFFESLYTVLDSYHQSQKNFLTENKEFFESAEEKSDF encoded by the exons ATGCGGACGCAATATGATCGCGCGcgaattttcaaacttttgAAAAAGACTATGGACGACGTCCGCGAATTAAAATCTCCAAACGCAACGTCCGAATTGGTGGCGGctaattataacaaattatccGATCATATTCGGAGATTAACACCTCAGGGGATACAATGTAGCGTTTTTTGCGGCGgaattaattgtaaatatgAAAATCCGGATAATTGGACTGCTGATAGTTTGGCCGTGCAAGGAATATATTCTCATTG GATTACTTCCGACATTCTTGCGATGGCACGACCTAGTACCATTCTAATCGtcaaaaagaacattttacaGCAATTCGAAAG tttgGGAATCAAATCAATCATAAATTTACAATGCCCGCGGGAACACGCTAGTTGTGGACAACCATTAGAAAGTTCCGGTTTTTCTTATGATCCTAATATTTTTATGGAGAATAAGa tatattattataatttcgcTTGGAAAGATTACGGAGATGCCACCTTATTAGGATTATTAAACATGGTTAAAGTTTTAGCTTTTGCTACATCGGAAGGAAGAGTTGCTGTTCATTGTCACGCTG GTTTAGGAAGAACTGGAGTATTAATCTCGTGCTATCTGGTTTATTCTTTAAAAGCAGAAGCGAACGATGCAATTAAATACGTTAGATATAAACGACCGGGTTCGGTTCAAACTCGGGGTCAAATTGTGTGCGTTCGCCATTTTGCTAGTTTCATTTTACCGAGAAGATTAACgttttttataaa AGAatgcgaaaaagaaaaatacatgGCTCCTTTTAATTTAGCTAGGTTTTTAAGGCGGCAAAAAGTGCTTTTTCACGGTTACGATGAAAGGATGtacaaatattttccaaaaataatcCATGTCATTTGTGAGCGTATTTTAAAACTATGCGGATGTTGGGTGAACGAATTCCCGCAAAATTGGAACATACCGATCACCACAGACTTTTTTTGCTCTAAATCTGGGAATGGTGTTGTTAGACATGAAAGTTTATACAGTATTTGTAGCAATGCGTCTGAAA gCAATTTATTAAGTCCTGATACCTTAAATTCTCCGAGTAACGAACATTTCTTAACAATTCCTTCTGCACCATCAAGTCCTCATCCATCAGATTGTAGCGATACATTCTCAG ATTTGGATACTGATGATATAAATGAAGACCTCTTAgcagaaaataaatgtttccaagaattagaaaatgaaaatcttCTTTGGGAGCCTCAACAAATAATGATTCAAGACGTTCGAATTGTAGAGAACGCTTTATTGGTTGATTTTTCAACATTAGACGGCGAAAAACGAAAGGAAGTTAGAAAATTGCAGACGGATATAAATAATTCTCAGTCGGGGTGGTTAAAATTGGAGGTTGAAACTGATTTGATCGTGTTATGTTCGATGTTACACGATTGGATAGAAAGCTTAAAAGAGCCGATCATAACAACAAACGACATggaaaatattgttattaactACAAGCAACCCGAATTATGTTTTTCCCATTTCGAAATTAAATCTGCGTTTTTAATCGAATaccttttacattttttaagtaaaatcaATCCGATTACCGAATTAACACGAACTTGTATATTAAGAAGATTTTTGGCAGCTTTATCGCATCAAACGGTCGTAATAAACGACGTCGTTGTACCTCAAA ataaagGTTTCGGAAAATTACGAGAAGGAACCTTAACGTGCGCAATCGAATTTTTCGAATCGCTTTATACCGTGTTGGATTCTTACCATcaaagtcaaaaaaattttttgactgaaaataaagaattcttTGAAAGTGCAGAAGAGAAGAGTGATTTTTGA